The proteins below come from a single Ailuropoda melanoleuca isolate Jingjing chromosome 1, ASM200744v2, whole genome shotgun sequence genomic window:
- the LRRC4 gene encoding leucine-rich repeat-containing protein 4 isoform X5, which produces MKLLWQVTVHHTWNAVLLPVVYLTAQVWILCAAIAAAASAGPQNCPSVCSCSNQFSKVVCTRRGLSEVPQGIPSNTRYLNLMENNIQMIQADTFRHLHHLEVLQLGRNSIRQIEVGAFNGLASLNTLELFDNWLTVIPSGAFEYLSKLRELWLRNNPIESIPSYAFNRVPSLMRLDLGELKKLEYISEGAFEGLFNLKYLNLGMCNIKDMPNLTPLVGLEELEMSGNHFPEIRPGSFHGLSSLKKLWVMNSQVSLIERNAFDGLASLVELNLAHNNLSSLPHDLFTPLRYLVELHLHHNPWNCDCDILWLAWWLREYIPTNSTCCGRCHAPLHMRGRYLVEVDQASFQCSAPFIMDAPRDLNISEGRMAELKCRTPPMSSVKWLLPNGTVLSHASRHPRISVLNDGTLNFSHVLLSDTGVYTCMVTNVAGNSNASAYLNVSTAELNTSNYSFFTTVTVETTEISPEDTTRKYKPVPTTSTGYQPAYTTSTTVLIQTTRVPKQVPATDTNDKMQTSLDEVMKTTKIIIGCFVAVTLLAAAMLIVFYKLRKRHQQRSTVTAARTVEIIQVDEDIPAAASAAATAAPSGVSGKAGMRLPWLKDEDGADLRPQWGRTVCHLLH; this is translated from the exons ATGAAGCTCTTGTGGCAGGTAACTGTGCACCACACCTGGAATGCCGTCCTGCTCCCCGTCGTCTACCTCACGGCGCAAGTGTGGATTCTGTGTGCAGCCATCGCCGCTGCCGCCTCCGCCGGGCCCCAGAACTGCCCATCCGTTTGCTCCTGCAGTAACCAGTTCAGCAAGGTGGTGTGCACCCGCCGGGGCCTCTCCGAGGTCCCTCAGGGGATCCCCTCCAACACCCGGTACCTCAACCTCATGGAAAACAATATCCAGATGATCCAGGCCGACACCTTCCGCCACCTCCACCACCTGGAGGTCCTGCAGCTGGGCAGGAACTCCATCCGGCAGATCGAGGTGGGGGCCTTCAACGGCCTGGCCAGCCTCAACACCCTGGAGCTGTTCGACAACTGGCTGACAGTCATCCCCAGCGGGGCTTTTGAGTACCTGTCCAAGCTGCGAGAGCTCTGGCTTCGCAACAACCCCATAGAAAGCATCCCCTCTTATGCCTTCAACCGGGTGCCCTCCCTCATGCGCCTGGACTTGGGGGAGCTCAAGAAGCTGGAGTATATCTCTGAGGGCGCTTTTGAGGGACTGTTCAACCTCAAGTACCTGAACTTGGGCATGTGCAACATTAAAGATATGCCCAATCTCACCCCTCTGGTGGGGCTGGAGGAACTGGAGATGTCAGGGAACCACTTCCCGGAAATCAGGCCTGGCTCCTTCCACGGCCTAAGCTCCCTCAAGAAGCTGTGGGTCATGAACTCACAGGTCAGCCTGATTGAGCGAAATGCTTTTGATGGGCTGGCCTCGCTTGTGGAACTCAACTTGGCCCACAATAACCTCTCTTCTTTGCCCCATGACCTCTTCACCCCACTGAGGTACCTGGTGGAGTTGCACCTACACCACAATCCTTGGAACTGCGATTGTGACATTCTGTGGCTAGCCTGGTGGCTTCGGGAGTACATACCCACCAATTCTACCTGCTGTGGCCGCTGCCATGCTCCCCTGCACATGCGTGGCCGCTACCTGGTGGAGGTGGACCAGGCCTCCTTCCAGTGCTCTGCCCCCTTCATCATGGATGCACCTCGGGACCTCAATATCTCTGAGGGTCGGATGGCAGAACTTAAGTGTCGGACTCCCCCTATGTCCTCTGTGAAGTGGCTGCTGCCCAATGGGACAGTGCTCAGCCACGCCTCCCGCCACCCAAGGATCTCTGTCCTCAACGACGGCACCTTGAACTTTTCCCATGTGCTGCTCTCAGACACTGGGGTATACACATGCATGGTGACCAATGTGGCAGGTAACTCCAATGCCTCGGCCTACCTCAACGTGAGCACGGCCGAGCTCAACACCTCCAACTACAGCTTCTTCACCACTGTCACAGTGGAGACCACCGAGATCTCACCTGAGGATACAACGCGCAAGTACAAGCCTGTTCCTACTACGTCCACTGGTTATCAGCCGGCATATACCACCTCTACCACGGTGCTCATTCAGACCACCCGTGTGCCCAAGCAGGTACCCGCAACCGACACCAATGATAAGATGCAGACCAGCCTGGATGAAGTCATGAAGACCACCAAGATCATCATTGGCTGCTTTGTGGCAGTGACTCTGCTAGCTGCCGCCATGTTGATTGTCTTCTACAAACTTCGTAAGCGGCACCAGCAGAGGAGTACAGTCACAGCCGCCCGGACAGTTGAGATTATCCAGGTGGATGAAGACATCCCAGCGGCGGCGTctgcagcagcaacagcagctcCATCCGGTGTATCAG GCAAAGCAGGAATGAGGCTGCCTTGGCTGAAGGACGAAGATGGTGCCGATCTCAGGCCCCAGTGGGGCAGGACTGTTTGCCATCTGCTGCACTAG
- the LRRC4 gene encoding leucine-rich repeat-containing protein 4 isoform X4, whose translation MKLLWQVTVHHTWNAVLLPVVYLTAQVWILCAAIAAAASAGPQNCPSVCSCSNQFSKVVCTRRGLSEVPQGIPSNTRYLNLMENNIQMIQADTFRHLHHLEVLQLGRNSIRQIEVGAFNGLASLNTLELFDNWLTVIPSGAFEYLSKLRELWLRNNPIESIPSYAFNRVPSLMRLDLGELKKLEYISEGAFEGLFNLKYLNLGMCNIKDMPNLTPLVGLEELEMSGNHFPEIRPGSFHGLSSLKKLWVMNSQVSLIERNAFDGLASLVELNLAHNNLSSLPHDLFTPLRYLVELHLHHNPWNCDCDILWLAWWLREYIPTNSTCCGRCHAPLHMRGRYLVEVDQASFQCSAPFIMDAPRDLNISEGRMAELKCRTPPMSSVKWLLPNGTVLSHASRHPRISVLNDGTLNFSHVLLSDTGVYTCMVTNVAGNSNASAYLNVSTAELNTSNYSFFTTVTVETTEISPEDTTRKYKPVPTTSTGYQPAYTTSTTVLIQTTRVPKQVPATDTNDKMQTSLDEVMKTTKIIIGCFVAVTLLAAAMLIVFYKLRKRHQQRSTVTAARTVEIIQVDEDIPAAASAAATAAPSGVSEVLLSLRRRDSPARKTCSWWGAKITRKNALLQRAWYC comes from the exons ATGAAGCTCTTGTGGCAGGTAACTGTGCACCACACCTGGAATGCCGTCCTGCTCCCCGTCGTCTACCTCACGGCGCAAGTGTGGATTCTGTGTGCAGCCATCGCCGCTGCCGCCTCCGCCGGGCCCCAGAACTGCCCATCCGTTTGCTCCTGCAGTAACCAGTTCAGCAAGGTGGTGTGCACCCGCCGGGGCCTCTCCGAGGTCCCTCAGGGGATCCCCTCCAACACCCGGTACCTCAACCTCATGGAAAACAATATCCAGATGATCCAGGCCGACACCTTCCGCCACCTCCACCACCTGGAGGTCCTGCAGCTGGGCAGGAACTCCATCCGGCAGATCGAGGTGGGGGCCTTCAACGGCCTGGCCAGCCTCAACACCCTGGAGCTGTTCGACAACTGGCTGACAGTCATCCCCAGCGGGGCTTTTGAGTACCTGTCCAAGCTGCGAGAGCTCTGGCTTCGCAACAACCCCATAGAAAGCATCCCCTCTTATGCCTTCAACCGGGTGCCCTCCCTCATGCGCCTGGACTTGGGGGAGCTCAAGAAGCTGGAGTATATCTCTGAGGGCGCTTTTGAGGGACTGTTCAACCTCAAGTACCTGAACTTGGGCATGTGCAACATTAAAGATATGCCCAATCTCACCCCTCTGGTGGGGCTGGAGGAACTGGAGATGTCAGGGAACCACTTCCCGGAAATCAGGCCTGGCTCCTTCCACGGCCTAAGCTCCCTCAAGAAGCTGTGGGTCATGAACTCACAGGTCAGCCTGATTGAGCGAAATGCTTTTGATGGGCTGGCCTCGCTTGTGGAACTCAACTTGGCCCACAATAACCTCTCTTCTTTGCCCCATGACCTCTTCACCCCACTGAGGTACCTGGTGGAGTTGCACCTACACCACAATCCTTGGAACTGCGATTGTGACATTCTGTGGCTAGCCTGGTGGCTTCGGGAGTACATACCCACCAATTCTACCTGCTGTGGCCGCTGCCATGCTCCCCTGCACATGCGTGGCCGCTACCTGGTGGAGGTGGACCAGGCCTCCTTCCAGTGCTCTGCCCCCTTCATCATGGATGCACCTCGGGACCTCAATATCTCTGAGGGTCGGATGGCAGAACTTAAGTGTCGGACTCCCCCTATGTCCTCTGTGAAGTGGCTGCTGCCCAATGGGACAGTGCTCAGCCACGCCTCCCGCCACCCAAGGATCTCTGTCCTCAACGACGGCACCTTGAACTTTTCCCATGTGCTGCTCTCAGACACTGGGGTATACACATGCATGGTGACCAATGTGGCAGGTAACTCCAATGCCTCGGCCTACCTCAACGTGAGCACGGCCGAGCTCAACACCTCCAACTACAGCTTCTTCACCACTGTCACAGTGGAGACCACCGAGATCTCACCTGAGGATACAACGCGCAAGTACAAGCCTGTTCCTACTACGTCCACTGGTTATCAGCCGGCATATACCACCTCTACCACGGTGCTCATTCAGACCACCCGTGTGCCCAAGCAGGTACCCGCAACCGACACCAATGATAAGATGCAGACCAGCCTGGATGAAGTCATGAAGACCACCAAGATCATCATTGGCTGCTTTGTGGCAGTGACTCTGCTAGCTGCCGCCATGTTGATTGTCTTCTACAAACTTCGTAAGCGGCACCAGCAGAGGAGTACAGTCACAGCCGCCCGGACAGTTGAGATTATCCAGGTGGATGAAGACATCCCAGCGGCGGCGTctgcagcagcaacagcagctcCATCCGGTGTATCAG AGGTGCTGCTATCATTACGCAGGAGAGATTCGCCAGCCAGGAAGACGTGCTCTTGGTGGGGAGCGAAGATAACGAGAAAGAATGCTCTTCTCCAGCGGGCATGGTACTGCTGA
- the LRRC4 gene encoding leucine-rich repeat-containing protein 4 isoform X7 codes for MKLLWQVTVHHTWNAVLLPVVYLTAQVWILCAAIAAAASAGPQNCPSVCSCSNQFSKVVCTRRGLSEVPQGIPSNTRYLNLMENNIQMIQADTFRHLHHLEVLQLGRNSIRQIEVGAFNGLASLNTLELFDNWLTVIPSGAFEYLSKLRELWLRNNPIESIPSYAFNRVPSLMRLDLGELKKLEYISEGAFEGLFNLKYLNLGMCNIKDMPNLTPLVGLEELEMSGNHFPEIRPGSFHGLSSLKKLWVMNSQVSLIERNAFDGLASLVELNLAHNNLSSLPHDLFTPLRYLVELHLHHNPWNCDCDILWLAWWLREYIPTNSTCCGRCHAPLHMRGRYLVEVDQASFQCSAPFIMDAPRDLNISEGRMAELKCRTPPMSSVKWLLPNGTVLSHASRHPRISVLNDGTLNFSHVLLSDTGVYTCMVTNVAGNSNASAYLNVSTAELNTSNYSFFTTVTVETTEISPEDTTRKYKPVPTTSTGYQPAYTTSTTVLIQTTRVPKQVPATDTNDKMQTSLDEVMKTTKIIIGCFVAVTLLAAAMLIVFYKLRKRHQQRSTVTAARTVEIIQVDEDIPAAASAAATAAPSGVSGPRTCLQDPSILED; via the exons ATGAAGCTCTTGTGGCAGGTAACTGTGCACCACACCTGGAATGCCGTCCTGCTCCCCGTCGTCTACCTCACGGCGCAAGTGTGGATTCTGTGTGCAGCCATCGCCGCTGCCGCCTCCGCCGGGCCCCAGAACTGCCCATCCGTTTGCTCCTGCAGTAACCAGTTCAGCAAGGTGGTGTGCACCCGCCGGGGCCTCTCCGAGGTCCCTCAGGGGATCCCCTCCAACACCCGGTACCTCAACCTCATGGAAAACAATATCCAGATGATCCAGGCCGACACCTTCCGCCACCTCCACCACCTGGAGGTCCTGCAGCTGGGCAGGAACTCCATCCGGCAGATCGAGGTGGGGGCCTTCAACGGCCTGGCCAGCCTCAACACCCTGGAGCTGTTCGACAACTGGCTGACAGTCATCCCCAGCGGGGCTTTTGAGTACCTGTCCAAGCTGCGAGAGCTCTGGCTTCGCAACAACCCCATAGAAAGCATCCCCTCTTATGCCTTCAACCGGGTGCCCTCCCTCATGCGCCTGGACTTGGGGGAGCTCAAGAAGCTGGAGTATATCTCTGAGGGCGCTTTTGAGGGACTGTTCAACCTCAAGTACCTGAACTTGGGCATGTGCAACATTAAAGATATGCCCAATCTCACCCCTCTGGTGGGGCTGGAGGAACTGGAGATGTCAGGGAACCACTTCCCGGAAATCAGGCCTGGCTCCTTCCACGGCCTAAGCTCCCTCAAGAAGCTGTGGGTCATGAACTCACAGGTCAGCCTGATTGAGCGAAATGCTTTTGATGGGCTGGCCTCGCTTGTGGAACTCAACTTGGCCCACAATAACCTCTCTTCTTTGCCCCATGACCTCTTCACCCCACTGAGGTACCTGGTGGAGTTGCACCTACACCACAATCCTTGGAACTGCGATTGTGACATTCTGTGGCTAGCCTGGTGGCTTCGGGAGTACATACCCACCAATTCTACCTGCTGTGGCCGCTGCCATGCTCCCCTGCACATGCGTGGCCGCTACCTGGTGGAGGTGGACCAGGCCTCCTTCCAGTGCTCTGCCCCCTTCATCATGGATGCACCTCGGGACCTCAATATCTCTGAGGGTCGGATGGCAGAACTTAAGTGTCGGACTCCCCCTATGTCCTCTGTGAAGTGGCTGCTGCCCAATGGGACAGTGCTCAGCCACGCCTCCCGCCACCCAAGGATCTCTGTCCTCAACGACGGCACCTTGAACTTTTCCCATGTGCTGCTCTCAGACACTGGGGTATACACATGCATGGTGACCAATGTGGCAGGTAACTCCAATGCCTCGGCCTACCTCAACGTGAGCACGGCCGAGCTCAACACCTCCAACTACAGCTTCTTCACCACTGTCACAGTGGAGACCACCGAGATCTCACCTGAGGATACAACGCGCAAGTACAAGCCTGTTCCTACTACGTCCACTGGTTATCAGCCGGCATATACCACCTCTACCACGGTGCTCATTCAGACCACCCGTGTGCCCAAGCAGGTACCCGCAACCGACACCAATGATAAGATGCAGACCAGCCTGGATGAAGTCATGAAGACCACCAAGATCATCATTGGCTGCTTTGTGGCAGTGACTCTGCTAGCTGCCGCCATGTTGATTGTCTTCTACAAACTTCGTAAGCGGCACCAGCAGAGGAGTACAGTCACAGCCGCCCGGACAGTTGAGATTATCCAGGTGGATGAAGACATCCCAGCGGCGGCGTctgcagcagcaacagcagctcCATCCGGTGTATCAG GACCGAGGACATGTCTGCAAGATCCTTCCATTCTAGAAGACTGA
- the LRRC4 gene encoding leucine-rich repeat-containing protein 4 isoform X1, with translation MKLLWQVTVHHTWNAVLLPVVYLTAQVWILCAAIAAAASAGPQNCPSVCSCSNQFSKVVCTRRGLSEVPQGIPSNTRYLNLMENNIQMIQADTFRHLHHLEVLQLGRNSIRQIEVGAFNGLASLNTLELFDNWLTVIPSGAFEYLSKLRELWLRNNPIESIPSYAFNRVPSLMRLDLGELKKLEYISEGAFEGLFNLKYLNLGMCNIKDMPNLTPLVGLEELEMSGNHFPEIRPGSFHGLSSLKKLWVMNSQVSLIERNAFDGLASLVELNLAHNNLSSLPHDLFTPLRYLVELHLHHNPWNCDCDILWLAWWLREYIPTNSTCCGRCHAPLHMRGRYLVEVDQASFQCSAPFIMDAPRDLNISEGRMAELKCRTPPMSSVKWLLPNGTVLSHASRHPRISVLNDGTLNFSHVLLSDTGVYTCMVTNVAGNSNASAYLNVSTAELNTSNYSFFTTVTVETTEISPEDTTRKYKPVPTTSTGYQPAYTTSTTVLIQTTRVPKQVPATDTNDKMQTSLDEVMKTTKIIIGCFVAVTLLAAAMLIVFYKLRKRHQQRSTVTAARTVEIIQVDEDIPAAASAAATAAPSGVSGEGAVVLPTIHDHINYNTYKPAHGAHWTENSLGNSLHPTVTTISEPYIIQTHTKDKVQETQI, from the coding sequence ATGAAGCTCTTGTGGCAGGTAACTGTGCACCACACCTGGAATGCCGTCCTGCTCCCCGTCGTCTACCTCACGGCGCAAGTGTGGATTCTGTGTGCAGCCATCGCCGCTGCCGCCTCCGCCGGGCCCCAGAACTGCCCATCCGTTTGCTCCTGCAGTAACCAGTTCAGCAAGGTGGTGTGCACCCGCCGGGGCCTCTCCGAGGTCCCTCAGGGGATCCCCTCCAACACCCGGTACCTCAACCTCATGGAAAACAATATCCAGATGATCCAGGCCGACACCTTCCGCCACCTCCACCACCTGGAGGTCCTGCAGCTGGGCAGGAACTCCATCCGGCAGATCGAGGTGGGGGCCTTCAACGGCCTGGCCAGCCTCAACACCCTGGAGCTGTTCGACAACTGGCTGACAGTCATCCCCAGCGGGGCTTTTGAGTACCTGTCCAAGCTGCGAGAGCTCTGGCTTCGCAACAACCCCATAGAAAGCATCCCCTCTTATGCCTTCAACCGGGTGCCCTCCCTCATGCGCCTGGACTTGGGGGAGCTCAAGAAGCTGGAGTATATCTCTGAGGGCGCTTTTGAGGGACTGTTCAACCTCAAGTACCTGAACTTGGGCATGTGCAACATTAAAGATATGCCCAATCTCACCCCTCTGGTGGGGCTGGAGGAACTGGAGATGTCAGGGAACCACTTCCCGGAAATCAGGCCTGGCTCCTTCCACGGCCTAAGCTCCCTCAAGAAGCTGTGGGTCATGAACTCACAGGTCAGCCTGATTGAGCGAAATGCTTTTGATGGGCTGGCCTCGCTTGTGGAACTCAACTTGGCCCACAATAACCTCTCTTCTTTGCCCCATGACCTCTTCACCCCACTGAGGTACCTGGTGGAGTTGCACCTACACCACAATCCTTGGAACTGCGATTGTGACATTCTGTGGCTAGCCTGGTGGCTTCGGGAGTACATACCCACCAATTCTACCTGCTGTGGCCGCTGCCATGCTCCCCTGCACATGCGTGGCCGCTACCTGGTGGAGGTGGACCAGGCCTCCTTCCAGTGCTCTGCCCCCTTCATCATGGATGCACCTCGGGACCTCAATATCTCTGAGGGTCGGATGGCAGAACTTAAGTGTCGGACTCCCCCTATGTCCTCTGTGAAGTGGCTGCTGCCCAATGGGACAGTGCTCAGCCACGCCTCCCGCCACCCAAGGATCTCTGTCCTCAACGACGGCACCTTGAACTTTTCCCATGTGCTGCTCTCAGACACTGGGGTATACACATGCATGGTGACCAATGTGGCAGGTAACTCCAATGCCTCGGCCTACCTCAACGTGAGCACGGCCGAGCTCAACACCTCCAACTACAGCTTCTTCACCACTGTCACAGTGGAGACCACCGAGATCTCACCTGAGGATACAACGCGCAAGTACAAGCCTGTTCCTACTACGTCCACTGGTTATCAGCCGGCATATACCACCTCTACCACGGTGCTCATTCAGACCACCCGTGTGCCCAAGCAGGTACCCGCAACCGACACCAATGATAAGATGCAGACCAGCCTGGATGAAGTCATGAAGACCACCAAGATCATCATTGGCTGCTTTGTGGCAGTGACTCTGCTAGCTGCCGCCATGTTGATTGTCTTCTACAAACTTCGTAAGCGGCACCAGCAGAGGAGTACAGTCACAGCCGCCCGGACAGTTGAGATTATCCAGGTGGATGAAGACATCCCAGCGGCGGCGTctgcagcagcaacagcagctcCATCCGGTGTATCAGGTGAGGGGGCAGTAGTGCTGCCCACAATTCATGACCATATTAACTACAACACCTACAAACCAGCACATGGGGCCCACTGGACAGAAAACAGCCTGGGGAACTCTCTGCACCCCACAGTCACCACAATCTCTGAACCTTATATAATTCAGACCCATACCAAGGACAAGGTACAGGAAACTCAAATatga
- the LRRC4 gene encoding leucine-rich repeat-containing protein 4 isoform X2, which produces MKLLWQVTVHHTWNAVLLPVVYLTAQVWILCAAIAAAASAGPQNCPSVCSCSNQFSKVVCTRRGLSEVPQGIPSNTRYLNLMENNIQMIQADTFRHLHHLEVLQLGRNSIRQIEVGAFNGLASLNTLELFDNWLTVIPSGAFEYLSKLRELWLRNNPIESIPSYAFNRVPSLMRLDLGELKKLEYISEGAFEGLFNLKYLNLGMCNIKDMPNLTPLVGLEELEMSGNHFPEIRPGSFHGLSSLKKLWVMNSQVSLIERNAFDGLASLVELNLAHNNLSSLPHDLFTPLRYLVELHLHHNPWNCDCDILWLAWWLREYIPTNSTCCGRCHAPLHMRGRYLVEVDQASFQCSAPFIMDAPRDLNISEGRMAELKCRTPPMSSVKWLLPNGTVLSHASRHPRISVLNDGTLNFSHVLLSDTGVYTCMVTNVAGNSNASAYLNVSTAELNTSNYSFFTTVTVETTEISPEDTTRKYKPVPTTSTGYQPAYTTSTTVLIQTTRVPKQVPATDTNDKMQTSLDEVMKTTKIIIGCFVAVTLLAAAMLIVFYKLRKRHQQRSTVTAARTVEIIQVDEDIPAAASAAATAAPSGVSGNMTVMAVLFWKPGSVLGLTQRTASSLTATSSSGEPQVPLVTIKCPLREPSPKLKKQ; this is translated from the coding sequence ATGAAGCTCTTGTGGCAGGTAACTGTGCACCACACCTGGAATGCCGTCCTGCTCCCCGTCGTCTACCTCACGGCGCAAGTGTGGATTCTGTGTGCAGCCATCGCCGCTGCCGCCTCCGCCGGGCCCCAGAACTGCCCATCCGTTTGCTCCTGCAGTAACCAGTTCAGCAAGGTGGTGTGCACCCGCCGGGGCCTCTCCGAGGTCCCTCAGGGGATCCCCTCCAACACCCGGTACCTCAACCTCATGGAAAACAATATCCAGATGATCCAGGCCGACACCTTCCGCCACCTCCACCACCTGGAGGTCCTGCAGCTGGGCAGGAACTCCATCCGGCAGATCGAGGTGGGGGCCTTCAACGGCCTGGCCAGCCTCAACACCCTGGAGCTGTTCGACAACTGGCTGACAGTCATCCCCAGCGGGGCTTTTGAGTACCTGTCCAAGCTGCGAGAGCTCTGGCTTCGCAACAACCCCATAGAAAGCATCCCCTCTTATGCCTTCAACCGGGTGCCCTCCCTCATGCGCCTGGACTTGGGGGAGCTCAAGAAGCTGGAGTATATCTCTGAGGGCGCTTTTGAGGGACTGTTCAACCTCAAGTACCTGAACTTGGGCATGTGCAACATTAAAGATATGCCCAATCTCACCCCTCTGGTGGGGCTGGAGGAACTGGAGATGTCAGGGAACCACTTCCCGGAAATCAGGCCTGGCTCCTTCCACGGCCTAAGCTCCCTCAAGAAGCTGTGGGTCATGAACTCACAGGTCAGCCTGATTGAGCGAAATGCTTTTGATGGGCTGGCCTCGCTTGTGGAACTCAACTTGGCCCACAATAACCTCTCTTCTTTGCCCCATGACCTCTTCACCCCACTGAGGTACCTGGTGGAGTTGCACCTACACCACAATCCTTGGAACTGCGATTGTGACATTCTGTGGCTAGCCTGGTGGCTTCGGGAGTACATACCCACCAATTCTACCTGCTGTGGCCGCTGCCATGCTCCCCTGCACATGCGTGGCCGCTACCTGGTGGAGGTGGACCAGGCCTCCTTCCAGTGCTCTGCCCCCTTCATCATGGATGCACCTCGGGACCTCAATATCTCTGAGGGTCGGATGGCAGAACTTAAGTGTCGGACTCCCCCTATGTCCTCTGTGAAGTGGCTGCTGCCCAATGGGACAGTGCTCAGCCACGCCTCCCGCCACCCAAGGATCTCTGTCCTCAACGACGGCACCTTGAACTTTTCCCATGTGCTGCTCTCAGACACTGGGGTATACACATGCATGGTGACCAATGTGGCAGGTAACTCCAATGCCTCGGCCTACCTCAACGTGAGCACGGCCGAGCTCAACACCTCCAACTACAGCTTCTTCACCACTGTCACAGTGGAGACCACCGAGATCTCACCTGAGGATACAACGCGCAAGTACAAGCCTGTTCCTACTACGTCCACTGGTTATCAGCCGGCATATACCACCTCTACCACGGTGCTCATTCAGACCACCCGTGTGCCCAAGCAGGTACCCGCAACCGACACCAATGATAAGATGCAGACCAGCCTGGATGAAGTCATGAAGACCACCAAGATCATCATTGGCTGCTTTGTGGCAGTGACTCTGCTAGCTGCCGCCATGTTGATTGTCTTCTACAAACTTCGTAAGCGGCACCAGCAGAGGAGTACAGTCACAGCCGCCCGGACAGTTGAGATTATCCAGGTGGATGAAGACATCCCAGCGGCGGCGTctgcagcagcaacagcagctcCATCCGGTGTATCAG